In Euphorbia lathyris chromosome 10, ddEupLath1.1, whole genome shotgun sequence, a single genomic region encodes these proteins:
- the LOC136209632 gene encoding nicotinate-nucleotide pyrophosphorylase [carboxylating], chloroplastic codes for MSATIFNSLLSLPNLYTTSRRSVKMSAIETRNPSVLSQSMTIKPPSHPTYDLKGVIKLALDEDAGDRGDVTCIATIPFDMEVEAHFLAKEDGIIAGIALAEMIFHEVDPSLKVEWSRKDGDYIHKGLQFGKVSGRAHNIVVAERVALNFMQRMSGIATLTKAMADAACPACILETRKTAPGLRLVDKWAVLIGGGRNHRMGLFDMVMIKDNHISIAGGIINAIRSVDLYLEQKNLQMEVEVETRTLEEVNEVLNYTSQTKTSLTRIMLDNMVIPLPNGDIDVSMLKSVVESINGRFETEASGNVTLETVHKIGQTGVTYISSGALTHSVKALDISLKIDTELALQVGRRTKRA; via the exons ATGTCTGCTACCATTTTTAATTCTTTGTTATCTTTACCTAACTTATATACAACTTCAAG GAGGAGTGTTAAAATGTCTGCAATTGAGACCAGAAATCCTAGTGTATTGTCCCAATCTATGACCATAAAGCCCCCTTCACATCCTACTTATGATTTGAAGGGCGTCATTAAGCTAGCTCTTGATGAAGATGCTGGGGATCGAG GAGATGTGACTTGTATAGCAACTATTCCATTTGACATGGAAGTGGAAGCCCATTTCTTGGCAAAAGAGGATGGTATCATTGCAGGAATTGCATTGGCGGAGATGATATTTCATGAGGTTGATCCATCCCTAAAG GTGGAATGGTCTCGGAAGGATGGAGATTATATTCATAAAGGACTGCAGTTTGGAAAAGTGTCTG GAAGAGCGCACAATATTGTTGTAGCGGAAAGGGTAGCACTAAATTTTATGCAGAGGATGAGCGGAATAGCAACTCTAACTAAG GCAATGGCAGATGCTGCATGCCCCGCCTGCATCCTAGAGACTCGGAAAACAGCTCCTGGTCTACGTTTGGTTGATAAGTGGGCT GTCCTAATTGGTGGCGGGAGGAATCACAGAATGGGTTTGTTTGATATGGTTATGATTAAAGACAATCACATATCAATAGCAGGAGGTATCATAAATGCCATAAGATCTGTTGATCTGTATTTAGAGCAAAAAAACCTTCAAATGGAGGTTGAG GTTGAGACCAGGACACTTGAGGAAGTAAATGAAGTGCTAAATTATACATCCCAAACAAAGACATCCTTGACTCGAATAATGTTGGATAATATGGTTATACCTCTACCAAATGGGGACATTGATGTATCTATGCTTAAAAGTGTCGTTGAATCCATTAATGGGAGATTCGAAACCGAG GCATCAGGCAATGTTACTCTTGAGACAGTGCACAAAATTGGACAGACTGGAGTAACCTACATTTCTAG TGGTGCACTGACACATTCAGTAAAAGCACTTGATATTTCTCTCAAGATTGACACAGAATTGGCTCTTCAAGTAGGAAGACGCACAAAACGAGCATAA